A region of Betaproteobacteria bacterium DNA encodes the following proteins:
- a CDS encoding HU family DNA-binding protein, which translates to MNKSELVDAIAKKTGGTKASVEATLEAFVDTVTGTLAKGGTVALIGFGTFSTSKRAARTGRNPATGEAIKIAASKVAKFSAGAGLKKAVNKK; encoded by the coding sequence ATGAACAAGAGCGAACTGGTGGATGCGATTGCAAAAAAGACGGGGGGAACCAAGGCCTCCGTGGAAGCGACGCTGGAAGCCTTCGTTGACACCGTGACCGGAACGCTCGCCAAGGGCGGGACGGTGGCGCTGATCGGATTCGGCACGTTCTCCACGTCGAAGCGCGCCGCGCGCACTGGCCGCAATCCGGCGACGGGAGAGGCGATCAAGATCGCGGCATCGAAAGTCGCGAAGTTCTCCGCCGGCGCGGGACTCAAGAAGGCGGTCAACAAGAAATAG
- a CDS encoding DUF2189 domain-containing protein: MPPADTPGAQFDLRGRSVPIANGWQWIVAGWDLFRKQPGMWVLFFVLLLVVFAVLGSIPFLGGAAAALITPVLTGSLMIACRDVDEGRDLKPEDLLAGFRSNLQPLLVVGVFHLVATLIILLLVLMFVGATVGVGALMGASVGFPGTGALAAGVVSLLIAGLIGAALAVPVYAAMWFAPALIVFHDVDAVSALKASFFAILKNIPATFWYGLIVVGLAILAGIPFGLGYFVLAPVAFASVYASYRDIFFVA; the protein is encoded by the coding sequence TTGCCGCCAGCGGACACCCCCGGAGCGCAGTTCGACCTGCGCGGACGCAGCGTTCCCATCGCCAACGGCTGGCAATGGATCGTCGCGGGGTGGGACCTCTTCCGCAAGCAGCCGGGAATGTGGGTCCTTTTCTTCGTCCTGCTTCTCGTCGTTTTCGCGGTGCTCGGCAGCATTCCCTTTCTCGGCGGCGCGGCCGCAGCACTCATCACCCCGGTGCTCACCGGCAGTCTGATGATCGCGTGCCGGGACGTGGACGAGGGTCGCGATCTCAAGCCGGAGGATCTCCTCGCCGGCTTCCGCAGCAACCTGCAGCCGCTGCTCGTGGTGGGCGTGTTTCATCTGGTGGCAACGCTGATCATCCTCTTGCTGGTGCTGATGTTCGTCGGTGCCACCGTCGGCGTCGGCGCGCTGATGGGCGCGAGCGTTGGTTTCCCGGGCACGGGCGCGCTTGCCGCAGGTGTCGTTTCGCTGCTGATTGCGGGGCTCATCGGGGCGGCGCTCGCGGTTCCCGTCTATGCCGCCATGTGGTTCGCGCCCGCGCTCATCGTCTTCCACGACGTCGACGCCGTCTCCGCACTGAAGGCGAGTTTCTTCGCCATTCTGAAGAACATACCGGCGACCTTCTGGTACGGCCTCATCGTGGTCGGCCTGGCGATCCTGGCTGGCATCCCGTTCGGCCTCGGCTATTTCGTTCTTGCTCCGGTCGCCTTCGCCTCGGTGTACGCGTCGTATCGCGACATCTTTTTCGTGGCCTGA